The following are from one region of the Hemitrygon akajei chromosome 31, sHemAka1.3, whole genome shotgun sequence genome:
- the LOC140719258 gene encoding somatostatin receptor type 5-like, which yields MEKPLPYLATAAPSKGFNIPTPWIENISENGTAQPTASTSGSAILIPVIYFTVCVIGLGGNTLVIHVILHYAKMESVTNIYILNLAIADELFMLGLPFLAIQNALSYWPFGSLMCRLVMTVDGINQFTSIFCLTVMSIDRYLAVVHPVKSIKWRKPQVAKVINVMVWAISFVVVLPVIIFSSVKIGMHTCNINWPEPIMVWSTAFIIYTATLGFFGPLLVICLCYLLIVIKLKSSGRKVRATSTKRKKSERKVTWMVVIVVAVFVFCWLPFYVMNIVNLVSTMPSEPSLVGLYFFVVLLSYTNSCANPFIYSFLSDNFKQGFRKILCRTTRRVDDKNVGSKATGSSYVEMCHVNNIAQGAQAQVGFSERSPEQQMPGEVLPNSVKSGPLEISDL from the coding sequence ATGGAGAAACCTTTACCATATCTGGccacagcagcaccttccaaaggATTCAACATTCCCACGCCGTGGATCGAAAATATATCCGAGAACGGCACCGCGCAACCCACGGCCAGTACCAGTGGAAGTGCCATCCTGATTCCCGTCATCTACTTCACTGTCTGCGTAATCGGCCTGGGCGGCAACACCCTTGTTATCCACGTTATCCTGCATTATGCCAAGATGGAGTCGGTCACCAACATCTACATCCTGAACCTCGCCATCGCTGATGAGCTGTTCATGCTTGGCCTCCCCTTCCTTGCCATTCAGAATGCCTTGTCCTACTGGCCCTTTGGCTCACTGATGTGCCGACTGGTGATGACAGTGGATGGCATCAACCAATTTACCAGCATCTTCTGCCTGACTGTCATGAGCATCGACAGATACCTGGCCGTGGTCCACCCAGTGAAGTCCATCAAGTGGCGCAAGCCTCAGGTGGCCAAGGTCATCAATGTCATGGTCTGGGCCATTTCCTTTGTGGTGGTCCTCCCAGTCATCATCTTCTCCAGCGTGAAGATCGGCATGCACACCTGTAACATTAACTGGCCGGAGCCCATCATGGTCTGGTCAACGGCCTTCATCATTTACACAGCCACCCTGGGCTTCTTTGGACCCTTGCTGGTGATCTGCCTCTGTTATCTCCTCATTGTGATCAAGCTAAAGTCCTCGGGCCGGAAGGTGAGGGCCACCTCCACCAAGAGGAAGAAGTCAGAGAGGAAGGTAACTTGGATGGTGGTCATCGTGGTGGCTGTGTTTGTCTTCTGCTGGCTGCCCTTCTACGTCATGAACATTGTCAATCTGGTGTCCACCATGCCCTCAGAGCCATCACTGGTCGGCCTCTACTTCTTCGTGGTGCTCCTGTCCTACACCAACAGTTGTGCCAACCCCTTCATCTACAGCTTCCTCTCGGACAACTTCAAGCAGGGCTTCCGCAAGATTCTCTGCCGCACCACCAGACGAGTGGACGACAAGAACGTGGGCAGCAAGGCCACGGGCAGCAGCTACGTGGAGATGTGCCACGTCAACAATATTGCGCAGGGGGCACAAGCCCAAGTGGGTTTTTCGGAGAGGAGCCCAGAGCAGCAAATGCCCGGGGAAGTCCTGCCCAACAGTGTCAAAAGCGGGCCACTGGAGATCAGTGACTTGTAA